The genome window TCTGCGCCCGGGCGCTGCGGGACGCGGTGTCCGCCAACCTCGGGGACAAGCCCGACGTCCCGGTCAGCGAACTGGTGCTGCCGGGCCCCGCGGCCACCGCGCTGCTCCGGCAGGCCGAGGGCGCCGAACTGCTGGTGGTCGGCAGCCGGGGCCTGGGCGGCTTCACCGGCGTGCTGCTCGGCTCGATCAGCCGGCACGTGGTCGAGCACGCCCCCTGCCCGGTCACCGTGGTGCGGGCCGAGTGGGCCGACGGCCGGACCGGCTGAGCGGCCGTCAGGATGACGGTTCACCAGGGCGACCCGGCCCCGGCCGACCCGCCGGGCCTGGACCGGCTGGAGGCGATCACCCTCAACCGGATCGGCTGCTTCGAGTGGGACCCGACCACCGGCCGGTACACCCTCGACGCCACCGGCCTGGCCGTCTTCGACCTGCGGCCCGAGGAGTACGACGGTATGGCGGCCGGCCTGCACCTGCGGATGCCGGTCGAGGAGGTGATCCGGCTGCACCGGATGGTCGACGACATCAAGTCCGGCCGCAGCGACTCCTACAGCAGCTACTTCCGGATCCGGCTGCGCGACGGCGCCACCCGCTGGACCCACACCCAGGGCCAGGCGATCCGCGAGCCGGACGGCGCCGGCCTGCGGGTCGTCGGGGTGGTCCGCGACGCCACCCTGGAACTCGCCCACTCCTCGATGCGGCTGCTGGCCGAGGACGACCGCCAGCGCCAGGAGCACCGGCTGCGCGAGGTGGCCGCCGCGCTCGGCGAGGCGCTCACCGTGGACGACGTGGTCGCGGTGCTGACGGACGACCAGAGCCGGCGCCGGCTCGGCGCCCAGGGCATCACCATCGGCGTGGTGGACCAGGGGCGGCTCAAGCTGGTCGGCGCGGTCGGCCCGCTGCCCGTGCGGGTCGGCCGCCGCACCCGGCTCAGCGAGCACTGGCCGCT of Kitasatospora viridis contains these proteins:
- a CDS encoding universal stress protein; the protein is MTRRIVVGVDGSPAAAAALRWAARQAAMTGADVLEAVSAWEIPSYYALAGTVPPATDEANPQMLCARALRDAVSANLGDKPDVPVSELVLPGPAATALLRQAEGAELLVVGSRGLGGFTGVLLGSISRHVVEHAPCPVTVVRAEWADGRTG